From the genome of Phreatobacter cathodiphilus, one region includes:
- a CDS encoding glucan biosynthesis protein has protein sequence MPSRRDLLASLLAAPAALTLTRSAIAQPSPLQAAAAAVSDGQPISRDALLAFAREVSRVPYQAPRADVPRALTQLNLDQYRQIRMKPDLRIWAGENRGFTLDLLPTGSVFTNPVTIRTVDGGIIRDKRFAGDQYDFGQVPPLPPEAAVPYSGFRAYTSLNGEAPVDEALVFQGASLFRSLAKGQVFGVMARGLTLNVAEAQGEEYPAFRQFWIERPGPGASAIVVHALLDTDSVTGLYRFAVRPGDATVCDVEATLFPRVDLQHVGIAPMTANYLFAPNDRTGVDDVRGGVHDAQGLQIWNGNGEWIWRPVTNPETLQVAAFVDQNPRGFGLLQRDRRFEAFNDLDARFERRPSVWIEPLGEWGQGQVQLVEIPVNDEMNRNILAYWRPRTPLARGAEHFFTYRMHWCWSPPERPAFAYVSSTRTGRAQGGGRRRRFLVDFTSEDFADPAKAAGLRANLTNQRGRIGNVDGRLVPELRLYRVAFDLDPETGNQVELRLVLEREGQAQSETWLYRWTP, from the coding sequence ATGCCGAGCCGCCGCGACCTTCTTGCATCCCTCCTGGCCGCGCCGGCAGCTTTGACGCTGACCCGATCGGCGATCGCCCAGCCGTCGCCTCTGCAGGCGGCGGCCGCCGCCGTGTCGGACGGCCAGCCCATCTCCCGCGATGCGCTGCTCGCTTTCGCGCGCGAGGTGTCGCGAGTGCCGTATCAGGCGCCACGGGCCGACGTGCCGCGGGCGCTGACCCAGCTCAATCTCGACCAGTACCGCCAGATCCGCATGAAGCCCGACCTTCGGATCTGGGCCGGTGAGAATCGCGGCTTCACCCTCGACCTGCTGCCCACCGGCAGCGTCTTCACCAATCCGGTGACGATCCGCACGGTCGACGGCGGGATCATCCGCGACAAACGGTTTGCCGGCGACCAATATGATTTCGGCCAGGTGCCGCCGCTGCCGCCGGAGGCGGCCGTGCCCTATTCCGGCTTCCGCGCCTATACCAGCCTCAACGGCGAGGCGCCGGTCGACGAGGCGCTCGTCTTCCAGGGAGCGAGCCTGTTCCGCTCCCTCGCCAAGGGCCAGGTCTTCGGCGTCATGGCGCGCGGGCTGACGCTCAACGTCGCCGAAGCCCAGGGCGAGGAGTATCCCGCCTTCCGGCAGTTCTGGATCGAGCGGCCCGGCCCCGGCGCCTCCGCGATCGTCGTCCACGCGCTCCTGGACACCGACAGCGTCACGGGCCTCTACCGCTTCGCCGTCCGGCCGGGCGACGCCACGGTCTGCGACGTCGAGGCGACGCTGTTCCCGCGCGTCGACCTGCAGCATGTCGGCATCGCCCCGATGACGGCCAACTACCTCTTCGCGCCCAACGACCGGACGGGCGTCGACGACGTGCGCGGCGGCGTCCACGACGCCCAGGGCCTGCAGATCTGGAACGGCAACGGCGAGTGGATTTGGCGGCCGGTGACCAATCCGGAGACGCTGCAGGTCGCCGCCTTCGTCGACCAGAACCCGCGCGGCTTCGGCCTGCTGCAGCGCGACCGCAGGTTCGAGGCCTTCAACGACCTCGACGCCCGCTTCGAGCGGCGCCCCAGCGTCTGGATCGAGCCTCTCGGCGAATGGGGCCAGGGCCAGGTGCAGCTCGTCGAGATCCCGGTCAACGACGAGATGAACCGCAACATCCTCGCCTACTGGCGCCCGCGCACGCCGCTGGCGCGCGGCGCCGAGCATTTCTTCACCTACCGCATGCACTGGTGCTGGTCGCCGCCGGAGCGCCCGGCCTTCGCCTATGTCTCCTCCACCCGCACGGGCCGCGCCCAGGGCGGCGGACGCCGGCGGCGCTTCCTGGTCGACTTCACCTCCGAGGATTTCGCCGATCCCGCCAAGGCCGCGGGCCTGAGGGCCAACCTCACCAACCAGCGCGGGCGCATCGGCAATGTCGACGGCCGGCTGGTGCCGGAACTGAGGCTCTACCGTGTCGCTTTCGATCTTGACCCGGAGACCGGCAATCAGGTGGAACTCAGGCTCGTGCTCGAGCGCGAGGGACAGGCCCAAAGCGAGACATGGCTCTATCGATGGACGCCCTGA
- a CDS encoding DMT family transporter has product MATPSEARRATLLLLVMPLFFSSNLVIARAMGDAVPPFTLALLRWGVAVLILLPFTIDGLRQSAALLAAHWRRIALLGFLGMWICGAGVYWALGLTTATNGTLIYTTSPILVLLIERLAYGKALPWIRLAGVLVAMTGVAVIVLKGDPSALARLDLNLGDLGIAAAALAWAVYSLVLRNDGLARLPTMPLFTAIAIAGVATLAPFSAAELAMDGGSPRTAWDWAGVLGLALFSAVGAFSLYQYGVKIVGPAVTSCFLYLLPVYGVGMSVLFLGEALHPHHFLGMALVLGGLVAATVPQDVVAVARGALKRKFAVPGSGSPPSSTP; this is encoded by the coding sequence ATGGCGACACCGAGCGAGGCGAGACGCGCCACTCTGCTGCTCCTCGTCATGCCGCTGTTCTTCTCCTCCAACCTGGTGATCGCCCGCGCCATGGGCGATGCCGTGCCGCCGTTCACCCTCGCGCTGCTGCGCTGGGGCGTGGCGGTGCTCATCCTGCTGCCCTTCACCATCGACGGGCTGAGGCAGAGCGCGGCGCTGCTGGCGGCGCACTGGCGGCGAATCGCCCTGCTCGGCTTTCTCGGCATGTGGATCTGCGGCGCCGGCGTCTACTGGGCGCTGGGACTGACGACGGCCACCAACGGCACGCTCATCTACACGACCTCCCCCATCCTCGTGCTGCTCATCGAACGGCTCGCCTACGGCAAGGCCCTGCCCTGGATCCGGCTGGCGGGCGTGCTGGTGGCCATGACCGGCGTCGCTGTTATCGTGCTCAAGGGGGATCCCTCCGCACTCGCCCGGCTCGACCTCAATCTCGGCGATCTCGGCATCGCCGCCGCGGCGCTGGCCTGGGCCGTCTATTCGCTGGTTCTGCGCAACGATGGGCTGGCACGGCTGCCCACCATGCCGCTGTTTACCGCCATCGCCATCGCCGGCGTGGCGACGCTGGCGCCGTTTTCGGCGGCGGAACTGGCGATGGACGGCGGCTCGCCGCGCACCGCCTGGGACTGGGCCGGCGTGCTCGGCCTCGCCCTGTTCTCGGCGGTTGGCGCTTTCTCGCTCTACCAGTACGGGGTGAAGATCGTCGGCCCCGCGGTGACCTCCTGCTTCCTGTATCTGCTGCCGGTCTACGGGGTCGGCATGTCCGTTCTCTTTCTCGGCGAGGCGCTCCACCCCCACCATTTCCTCGGCATGGCCCTGGTGCTCGGCGGGCTCGTCGCCGCCACCGTGCCCCAGGATGTGGTCGCGGTGGCGCGGGGCGCGCTGAAACGCAAATTTGCCGTGCCTGGGAGCGGTTCTCCCCCCTCCTCAACGCCGTAA
- the pimA gene encoding dicarboxylate--CoA ligase PimA: MAARPFAWEKSYPAGVRWDAPIKITTLGRLIDEATSTFAERPVFEFRDRLISYRELGERVYQFGAALVRAGLGRADTVALYLPNMPTHPISFFGAAKAGIRLVHLSPLDAERVLAYKLKDAGARTLVTSNIAPLFGMALKLHEQGLVDRLIVAEDAAFGESGLPTLPIPDRPGIVTFADFVAGAEPPAAWPAVDPEDVALLQYTGGTTGMPKGAMLSHKNITAAVSIYDAWQPALPSGDPAKDKIILVLPLFHIYALTSVMLRQITRGSCMLLRMRFDPDQTFDDFEKRRATIFPGVPTMWIALVNHPRFATADLSSLIYAASGGAPLPVEIARRFEQRAGFRLTGGWGMTETSPSGTNVPNTGVSKPGTIGLPLPGLEMDICALDDPHAVLPPREIGEIRIRGPNVTTGYWNKPEETKASYADGWFLTGDIGYMDEDGFFFIVDRKKDMIISGGFNVYPQMIEQAIYEHPAVAEVIVLGVPDSYRGEAAKAFVTLRADAKPFTLEELQVFLKDKVGRHEMPQALEFRDSLPKTTVGKLSRAELRNEIRAG; encoded by the coding sequence ATGGCAGCCAGGCCCTTCGCTTGGGAAAAATCCTATCCGGCCGGCGTCCGCTGGGATGCGCCGATCAAGATCACCACCCTCGGGCGCCTGATCGACGAGGCGACCTCGACCTTCGCCGAGCGCCCGGTCTTCGAGTTCCGGGACAGGCTGATCAGCTACCGCGAGCTCGGCGAGCGGGTGTACCAGTTCGGCGCGGCGCTGGTGCGCGCCGGTCTCGGCCGAGCCGACACCGTCGCCCTCTACCTGCCGAACATGCCGACCCATCCGATCAGCTTCTTCGGCGCGGCCAAGGCCGGCATCCGGCTGGTCCATCTCTCGCCGCTCGATGCCGAGCGCGTCCTCGCCTACAAGCTGAAGGATGCCGGCGCGCGCACGCTCGTCACCTCCAACATCGCGCCGCTCTTCGGCATGGCGCTGAAGCTCCACGAACAGGGCCTGGTGGACCGGCTCATCGTGGCGGAGGACGCCGCCTTCGGCGAGTCCGGCCTGCCGACCCTGCCCATTCCGGACAGGCCGGGCATCGTCACCTTCGCCGATTTCGTCGCCGGTGCCGAGCCGCCGGCGGCCTGGCCCGCGGTCGACCCCGAGGACGTCGCCCTGCTGCAATATACCGGCGGCACGACGGGCATGCCGAAGGGCGCCATGCTCAGCCACAAGAACATCACCGCGGCGGTTTCCATCTACGACGCCTGGCAACCCGCCCTGCCCTCGGGCGATCCGGCCAAGGACAAGATCATCCTGGTCCTGCCGCTGTTCCACATCTATGCGCTGACCAGCGTCATGCTGCGGCAGATCACCCGCGGCTCCTGCATGCTGCTGCGCATGCGCTTCGACCCCGACCAGACCTTCGACGATTTCGAGAAGCGGCGGGCGACCATATTCCCCGGCGTGCCGACCATGTGGATCGCGCTGGTCAACCACCCGCGCTTCGCCACCGCCGACCTTTCCTCGCTCATCTACGCCGCTTCAGGCGGCGCGCCGCTGCCGGTGGAGATCGCGCGGCGCTTCGAGCAGCGCGCCGGCTTCCGCCTGACCGGCGGCTGGGGGATGACGGAGACCTCGCCGTCCGGCACCAACGTGCCGAACACCGGCGTTTCGAAGCCGGGCACGATCGGCCTGCCGCTGCCGGGCCTCGAGATGGACATCTGCGCCCTCGACGATCCGCACGCGGTGCTGCCGCCGCGCGAGATCGGCGAGATCCGCATCCGCGGCCCCAACGTCACCACCGGCTACTGGAACAAGCCGGAGGAGACCAAGGCGTCCTATGCCGACGGCTGGTTCCTCACCGGCGACATCGGCTACATGGACGAGGACGGCTTCTTCTTCATCGTCGACCGCAAGAAGGACATGATCATCTCCGGCGGCTTCAACGTCTATCCGCAGATGATCGAGCAGGCGATCTACGAGCATCCCGCGGTGGCCGAGGTCATCGTGCTCGGCGTCCCCGATTCCTACCGCGGCGAGGCGGCCAAGGCCTTCGTGACGCTCAGGGCGGATGCCAAGCCGTTCACGCTCGAGGAGCTGCAGGTCTTCCTGAAGGACAAGGTGGGGCGGCACGAGATGCCGCAAGCGCTGGAGTTCCGCGACTCGCTGCCGAAGACCACGGTCGGCAAGCTGTCGCGCGCCGAACTGCGCAACGAGATCAGGGCGGGCTGA
- the queF gene encoding preQ(1) synthase, producing the protein MAELMLGKTVGIPASPEAAELDRVPNPHPDTNYVARFVAPEFTSLCPVTGQPDFAHLVIDYVPGDWLVESKSLKLYLTSFRNHGAFHEDCTVAVGKRLRDLLSPRWLRIGGYWYPRGGIPIDVFWQTGAPPEGVWIPDQGVAPYRGRG; encoded by the coding sequence ATGGCCGAACTCATGCTGGGCAAGACCGTCGGCATTCCCGCTTCGCCGGAGGCGGCGGAGCTGGACCGCGTGCCCAATCCCCATCCCGACACCAATTATGTCGCGCGTTTCGTCGCGCCGGAATTCACCTCGCTCTGCCCGGTGACGGGCCAGCCGGACTTCGCCCATCTCGTCATCGACTATGTTCCGGGCGACTGGCTGGTCGAGTCGAAGTCGCTGAAGCTCTACCTCACCTCCTTCCGCAACCACGGCGCCTTCCACGAGGACTGCACCGTGGCCGTCGGCAAGCGGCTGCGCGATCTGCTCAGCCCCCGCTGGCTCAGGATCGGCGGCTACTGGTACCCGCGCGGCGGCATTCCCATCGACGTGTTCTGGCAGACGGGAGCCCCGCCGGAAGGGGTGTGGATCCCCGACCAGGGCGTCGCGCCCTATCGCGGCCGGGGCTGA
- the eno gene encoding phosphopyruvate hydratase produces the protein MTAIVDIIAREILDSRGNPTVEVDVLLDDGSKGRAAVPSGASTGAHEAVELRDGDKKRYLGKGVTKAVDAVNGELFDALSGLDANNQVQIDQTMIALDGTENKSRLGANAILGVSLATAKAAAISRDLPLYKYVGGAFSHVLPVPMMNIVNGGAHADNPIDFQEFMVMPVGAKTFAEAVRMGSEVFHTLKAALKADGHNTNVGDEGGFAPNLKSAQAALDFVMTAIDKAGYKAGDDIVIALDCAATEFFKDGAYVYEGERKTRDPKAQAKYLAKLVADYPILSIEDGMSEDDLEGWKILTDLVGGKCQLVGDDLFVTNTKRLSMGIDKGLGNSILVKVNQIGTLTETLAAVSMAHNAGYTAVMSHRSGETEDSTIADLAIATNCGQIKTGSLARSDRTAKYNQLIRIEEELGPQARYAGRGALKVKG, from the coding sequence ATGACTGCCATCGTCGACATCATCGCCCGCGAAATCCTCGACAGCCGCGGCAATCCGACGGTGGAGGTGGACGTGCTGCTGGACGACGGCTCGAAGGGCCGCGCCGCCGTGCCCTCGGGCGCCTCCACCGGCGCGCACGAGGCGGTGGAGCTGCGCGACGGCGACAAGAAGCGCTATCTCGGCAAGGGCGTGACGAAGGCGGTGGATGCCGTCAACGGCGAACTGTTCGACGCGCTCTCCGGCCTCGACGCCAACAACCAGGTGCAGATCGACCAGACGATGATCGCTCTCGACGGCACCGAGAACAAGTCGCGCCTCGGCGCCAACGCCATCCTCGGCGTCTCGCTGGCCACCGCCAAGGCCGCCGCCATCTCGCGCGACCTGCCGCTCTACAAATATGTCGGCGGCGCCTTCTCCCACGTCCTGCCCGTTCCGATGATGAACATCGTCAACGGCGGCGCCCATGCCGACAATCCCATCGACTTCCAGGAGTTCATGGTCATGCCGGTGGGGGCCAAGACCTTCGCCGAGGCGGTGCGCATGGGCTCGGAGGTCTTCCACACGCTGAAGGCGGCGCTGAAGGCCGACGGCCACAACACCAATGTGGGCGACGAGGGCGGCTTCGCGCCGAACCTGAAGTCGGCGCAGGCCGCGCTCGACTTCGTCATGACCGCCATCGACAAGGCCGGCTACAAGGCCGGCGACGACATCGTCATCGCGCTGGACTGCGCCGCCACCGAGTTCTTCAAGGACGGCGCCTATGTCTACGAGGGCGAGCGCAAGACCCGCGACCCCAAGGCCCAGGCCAAGTACCTCGCCAAGCTCGTGGCGGACTATCCGATCCTCTCCATCGAGGACGGCATGTCCGAGGACGATCTCGAGGGCTGGAAGATCCTGACCGACCTCGTGGGCGGCAAGTGCCAGCTCGTCGGCGACGACCTCTTCGTCACCAACACGAAGCGCCTCTCGATGGGCATCGACAAGGGCCTCGGCAATTCGATCCTGGTGAAGGTCAACCAGATCGGCACGCTGACCGAGACCCTGGCGGCCGTCTCCATGGCGCACAATGCCGGCTACACCGCCGTCATGTCGCACCGCTCCGGCGAGACCGAGGATTCGACGATCGCCGACCTCGCGATCGCCACCAATTGCGGGCAGATCAAGACCGGCTCGCTCGCCCGCTCCGACCGCACCGCCAAGTACAACCAGCTCATCCGCATCGAGGAGGAGCTGGGGCCCCAGGCGCGTTACGCCGGCCGCGGCGCGCTGAAGGTCAAGGGCTGA
- a CDS encoding YbjN domain-containing protein: MTLRKSRLAPLAAAAFVALVAGGPPAAAQKRMPRSETQEGTLARIHPGQMAALLRNRGLEAEVVTENNRTRIRTEIGNRRTSVHFYACNDGGCQSIQYRALFRRHERFTLAFVNAWNYEKRFAKAYLDREGGLVLEWDVDLDGGVTVGFVAESVATFQTMLTAFDRFTPRDDGPVAPDPGNAGRSLSPGAPDAGRSPTPGRPPAGPGPQPSGKGSTGDAPGERRI; encoded by the coding sequence ATGACCCTTCGCAAGTCCCGCCTCGCCCCTCTGGCTGCCGCAGCCTTCGTCGCGCTGGTTGCGGGTGGCCCGCCCGCTGCGGCACAGAAGCGCATGCCGCGCTCGGAGACGCAGGAGGGAACGCTGGCGCGGATCCATCCCGGCCAGATGGCGGCGCTGCTGCGCAATCGCGGCCTCGAGGCGGAGGTGGTGACCGAGAACAACCGCACGCGCATCCGCACCGAGATCGGCAACCGCCGCACGTCGGTCCACTTCTACGCGTGCAACGACGGCGGCTGCCAGTCGATCCAGTACCGCGCGCTGTTCCGACGGCACGAGCGCTTCACTCTCGCCTTCGTCAACGCCTGGAACTACGAGAAGCGCTTCGCCAAGGCCTATCTCGACCGGGAGGGAGGCCTGGTCCTCGAATGGGACGTGGACCTCGACGGCGGCGTGACCGTCGGCTTCGTCGCAGAATCCGTCGCCACCTTCCAGACCATGCTGACCGCCTTCGACCGCTTCACGCCGCGCGACGACGGCCCGGTGGCGCCCGATCCCGGCAATGCCGGCCGGTCCCTGTCGCCGGGTGCGCCGGATGCGGGGCGCTCGCCCACCCCGGGCCGCCCCCCCGCCGGACCCGGGCCCCAGCCGAGCGGCAAGGGGTCGACGGGCGACGCGCCGGGCGAGCGCCGCATCTGA
- a CDS encoding DMT family transporter, with product MPVIAPRRLALLAMFAAVSIYGGQFVSVRWGLQSGLSAYDMAALRFIFAAAVMAPFFVRAGAIDCAGLGWGRGLALALTGGVPLTVLSNIGLNYAPAAHASAIQPGMVAVTATTLAYLGMRARVPFGAMVGFSIVLAGLTAIAIAGSSGREGPLTILGDLIFVLCGVGWGIFTWLCGRWQVPSVVGASIVSTLSAVAFLPVYAAFLEPGLSTVSWPVLLFHGLNQGVLNIAIGLLLWTYGTRTLGVALAARFPPMIPVLGTLIGIPALGEVPTPLAALGVAGIVVGLLVAAAAGTGRARPSASVNAPETADRA from the coding sequence GTGCCCGTCATCGCCCCACGTCGCCTCGCCCTCCTCGCCATGTTCGCGGCCGTCTCCATCTATGGCGGCCAGTTCGTCTCGGTGCGCTGGGGCCTCCAATCCGGCCTCTCCGCCTACGACATGGCGGCGCTGCGCTTCATTTTCGCTGCGGCGGTGATGGCGCCCTTCTTCGTGCGCGCGGGCGCGATCGATTGCGCCGGCCTCGGCTGGGGCAGGGGCCTCGCCCTCGCGCTGACCGGCGGGGTTCCCCTGACCGTGCTCTCCAACATCGGGCTCAACTACGCGCCCGCCGCCCACGCCTCCGCCATCCAGCCCGGCATGGTCGCGGTGACGGCGACGACGCTCGCCTATCTCGGCATGCGCGCCCGCGTGCCCTTCGGCGCCATGGTCGGCTTCTCCATCGTGCTCGCCGGCCTCACCGCCATCGCCATTGCCGGGTCCTCCGGCCGCGAGGGGCCGCTGACCATCCTGGGCGATCTCATCTTCGTGCTCTGCGGCGTCGGCTGGGGCATCTTCACCTGGCTCTGCGGCCGCTGGCAGGTGCCCTCGGTGGTCGGCGCCTCCATCGTCTCGACCCTGTCGGCCGTCGCCTTCCTGCCGGTCTATGCCGCCTTTCTGGAACCCGGCCTGTCGACGGTCTCCTGGCCCGTCCTGCTCTTCCACGGCCTCAACCAGGGCGTGCTCAACATCGCCATCGGCCTGCTGCTGTGGACCTACGGCACCCGCACCCTCGGCGTGGCGCTGGCCGCCCGCTTCCCGCCGATGATCCCGGTCCTCGGCACCCTCATCGGCATTCCCGCCCTCGGCGAGGTTCCGACGCCGCTCGCCGCCCTCGGCGTCGCCGGCATCGTCGTCGGCCTGCTCGTTGCCGCAGCGGCCGGCACCGGCAGGGCCCGCCCTTCAGCAAGCGTTAACGCTCCCGAAACCGCCGATCGCGCATGA
- a CDS encoding FtsB family cell division protein, whose amino-acid sequence MVVRTRRQRILQAMGLYAAAAALIAYFGFHAYHGERGIHAKQQFIAQIDELNGQLATLRKERTEVARRVALLRSDAIDPDMLDERAREILNFVDPRDLVLITGRR is encoded by the coding sequence ATGGTCGTGCGCACGAGACGTCAGCGGATTCTCCAGGCGATGGGGCTCTATGCGGCCGCCGCCGCGCTGATCGCCTATTTCGGCTTCCACGCCTATCACGGCGAGCGCGGCATCCACGCCAAGCAGCAGTTCATCGCCCAGATCGACGAACTCAACGGCCAGCTCGCCACCCTGCGCAAGGAGCGCACGGAGGTCGCCCGCCGCGTCGCGCTGCTCCGCTCCGACGCCATCGATCCCGACATGCTCGACGAGCGTGCCCGTGAGATCCTGAATTTCGTCGACCCCCGCGACCTCGTGCTGATCACCGGCCGGCGCTGA
- the pdhA gene encoding pyruvate dehydrogenase (acetyl-transferring) E1 component subunit alpha: MAATRTKAAPADLKSASKTSDGPAKGGRPAPVSKGAGRAPATKSATAKTPTLTKEQELSAYREMLLIRRFEEKAGQMYGMGLIGGFCHLYIGQEAVVVGMQMASKPGDQVITGYRDHGHMLATGMNANGVMAELTGRRGGYSRGKGGSMHMFSAEKHFYGGHGIVGAQVSLGTGLAFANRYRGNDNVSLTYFGDGAANQGQVYESFNMAALWKLPVIYIIENNRYAMGTAVTRASAQTDFSRRGLSFNIPGEQVDGMDIRETYAAGLRAMEWCRAGKGPYILEMQTYRYRGHSMSDPAKYRSKDEVQKMRTEHDPIEQVRERLLKAWKVSEEELKKIDAGVRDIVAESAEFATNDPEPDAAELWTDILK; this comes from the coding sequence ATGGCTGCAACCCGGACCAAGGCCGCGCCCGCCGATCTGAAATCGGCCAGCAAGACGTCGGACGGTCCGGCCAAGGGCGGGCGCCCGGCGCCGGTATCCAAGGGCGCGGGCCGCGCGCCGGCCACCAAGTCCGCGACGGCGAAGACCCCGACGCTGACGAAGGAGCAGGAGCTCTCCGCCTATCGCGAGATGCTGCTCATCCGCCGCTTCGAGGAGAAGGCCGGCCAGATGTACGGCATGGGCCTCATCGGCGGCTTCTGCCACCTCTACATCGGCCAGGAGGCGGTGGTCGTCGGCATGCAGATGGCCTCCAAGCCCGGCGACCAGGTCATCACCGGCTATCGCGACCACGGCCACATGCTCGCCACCGGCATGAACGCCAACGGCGTCATGGCCGAGCTCACCGGACGCCGCGGCGGCTATTCCCGCGGCAAGGGCGGCTCCATGCACATGTTCTCCGCCGAGAAGCATTTCTACGGCGGCCACGGCATCGTCGGCGCCCAGGTCTCGCTCGGCACCGGCCTCGCCTTCGCCAACCGCTATCGCGGCAACGACAACGTCTCGCTGACCTATTTCGGCGACGGCGCGGCCAACCAGGGCCAGGTCTACGAGAGCTTCAACATGGCCGCGCTCTGGAAGCTGCCGGTCATCTACATCATCGAGAACAACCGCTATGCCATGGGCACGGCGGTGACCCGCGCCTCGGCGCAGACCGACTTCTCCCGCCGCGGCCTGTCCTTCAACATTCCCGGCGAGCAGGTCGACGGCATGGACATCCGCGAGACCTATGCCGCGGGCCTGCGCGCCATGGAATGGTGCCGGGCGGGGAAGGGCCCCTACATCCTCGAGATGCAGACCTACCGCTACCGCGGCCATTCCATGTCGGACCCGGCCAAGTACCGCTCCAAGGACGAGGTGCAGAAGATGCGCACCGAGCACGATCCGATCGAGCAGGTGCGCGAGCGCCTGTTGAAGGCGTGGAAGGTCTCCGAGGAGGAGCTGAAGAAGATCGACGCCGGCGTGCGCGACATCGTCGCCGAGAGCGCCGAGTTCGCCACCAACGATCCCGAGCCCGATGCCGCGGAGCTCTGGACCGACATCCTGAAGTGA
- a CDS encoding pyruvate dehydrogenase complex E1 component subunit beta, translated as MPVNILMPALSPTMEKGNLAKWTKKEGDKVKPGDVIAEIETDKATMEVEAVDEGILAKILVAEGTQDVAVNEIIAVLTQEGEDASAASTPAPVAKAQEPTPEAAAMRADQSAPPAAPAVMTAPPAAAPQPTLAADPDVPEGTEMVTMTVREALRDAMAEEMRKDEAVFVMGEEVAEYQGAYKITQGLLQEFGARRVIDTPITEHGFAGIGVGAAFTGLKPIVEFMTFNFAMQAIDQIINSAAKTLYMSGGQMGCPIVFRGPNGAAARVAAQHSQDYSAWYSHIPGLKVVAPYTAADAKGLLKAAIRDPNPVIFLENEILYGQSFEVPKLDDFVLPIGKARIHRPGKDVTIVAWSIGMTYATKAAAELEKLGIDAEVIDLRSLRPLDTETIIASVMKTGRIVTVEEGWQQSGVGAEISARVVEQAFDYLDAPPARVSGKDVPMPYAANLEKLALPSVAEVIEAAKAVTYK; from the coding sequence ATGCCTGTCAACATCCTGATGCCGGCGCTGTCGCCCACGATGGAGAAGGGCAACCTTGCCAAGTGGACCAAGAAGGAAGGCGACAAGGTCAAGCCCGGCGACGTCATCGCCGAGATCGAGACCGACAAGGCCACCATGGAGGTGGAGGCCGTCGACGAGGGCATCCTGGCGAAGATCCTCGTCGCCGAGGGCACCCAGGACGTGGCGGTGAACGAGATCATCGCCGTGCTGACCCAGGAGGGCGAGGACGCGTCCGCGGCCTCGACTCCCGCCCCCGTCGCTAAGGCGCAGGAGCCGACGCCCGAGGCCGCCGCCATGCGCGCCGACCAGTCCGCCCCGCCGGCCGCTCCCGCGGTGATGACCGCGCCGCCCGCCGCCGCGCCGCAGCCGACGCTTGCCGCCGATCCCGACGTGCCGGAGGGCACGGAGATGGTGACCATGACGGTGCGCGAGGCGCTGCGCGACGCCATGGCCGAAGAGATGCGCAAGGACGAAGCCGTCTTCGTCATGGGCGAGGAGGTCGCGGAATATCAGGGCGCCTACAAGATCACGCAGGGGCTGCTGCAGGAGTTCGGCGCCCGCCGCGTCATCGACACGCCGATCACCGAGCACGGCTTCGCCGGCATCGGCGTCGGCGCCGCCTTCACGGGCCTGAAACCCATCGTCGAGTTCATGACCTTCAACTTCGCCATGCAGGCGATCGACCAGATCATCAATTCGGCGGCCAAGACCCTCTACATGTCCGGCGGCCAGATGGGCTGCCCCATCGTCTTCCGCGGCCCGAACGGCGCCGCCGCCCGCGTCGCCGCCCAGCACAGCCAGGACTATTCGGCCTGGTACTCGCACATTCCGGGCCTCAAGGTCGTCGCGCCCTATACGGCCGCCGACGCCAAGGGTCTCCTCAAGGCCGCCATCCGCGACCCGAACCCGGTCATCTTCCTCGAGAACGAGATCCTCTACGGCCAGAGCTTCGAGGTGCCGAAGCTCGACGATTTCGTGCTCCCCATCGGCAAGGCGCGCATCCACCGTCCCGGCAAGGACGTGACGATCGTCGCCTGGTCCATCGGCATGACCTATGCCACCAAGGCGGCGGCGGAACTGGAAAAGCTCGGCATCGACGCCGAGGTGATCGACCTGCGCTCCCTGCGCCCGCTCGACACCGAGACCATCATCGCCTCGGTGATGAAGACCGGCCGCATCGTCACCGTCGAGGAGGGCTGGCAGCAGTCCGGCGTCGGCGCCGAGATTTCGGCGCGAGTGGTGGAGCAGGCCTTCGACTATCTCGACGCGCCTCCCGCCCGCGTCTCCGGCAAGGACGTCCCCATGCCCTATGCCGCCAATCTCGAAAAGCTCGCGCTGCCTTCGGTGGCCGAGGTGATCGAGGCGGCGAAGGCCGTGACCTACAAGTGA
- a CDS encoding DUF5076 domain-containing protein produces MTLPFDALAIPPAALEKGGVEIVRAAIVEGGLHISVRRAFDDAQAWGMVLADIARHVARIHAMETGASEDLTLDRIRNMLDAELDSPTDPGTTTAIS; encoded by the coding sequence ATGACGCTTCCCTTCGACGCCCTCGCCATCCCGCCCGCCGCCCTGGAAAAGGGCGGCGTCGAGATCGTGCGCGCCGCCATCGTCGAGGGAGGCCTGCATATCTCGGTGCGCCGAGCCTTCGACGACGCCCAGGCCTGGGGCATGGTGCTCGCCGACATCGCCCGTCACGTAGCCCGCATCCACGCCATGGAGACCGGCGCCTCCGAGGACCTGACCCTCGACCGCATCCGCAACATGCTGGACGCCGAACTCGACAGCCCGACCGATCCGGGCACCACCACCGCCATCAGCTAA